A DNA window from Deltaproteobacteria bacterium contains the following coding sequences:
- a CDS encoding type II toxin-antitoxin system VapC family toxin yields MQGPNSFVLDSYALIGYLENESFSGQIQHVLTQAKNGASRLYIHAIHIGEVYYITLREQGKSLADLAYSRIKALPIKLIDRIDEELLLAAAGLKARYPISYADSFAAALAMIKSCPLLTGDSEFKSLEKQGIISIKWLM; encoded by the coding sequence TTGCAAGGACCAAATAGCTTTGTCCTCGATAGTTATGCCTTAATTGGATATCTCGAAAATGAATCTTTTTCTGGCCAGATCCAGCATGTTCTCACTCAGGCAAAGAATGGAGCCTCTCGCCTATATATCCACGCAATTCATATAGGTGAGGTTTATTATATTACATTGAGGGAACAAGGCAAGAGTTTGGCAGACCTAGCCTACTCCAGAATTAAAGCTTTGCCGATAAAGCTGATCGATCGCATAGATGAAGAACTTCTTCTGGCAGCTGCCGGTCTTAAAGCAAGGTATCCTATTTCGTATGCGGATTCCTTTGCTGCGGCTTTGGCGATGATCAAGAGCTGTCCCCTTCTAACAGGAGACTCAGAATTCAAATCGCTTGAAAAACAAGGAATAATCAGCATCAAGTGGCTTATGTAG